A window from Cytobacillus sp. FSL H8-0458 encodes these proteins:
- a CDS encoding PTS glucitol/sorbitol transporter subunit IIA: MTKTVVKEIGVLVPTFKEDRIVILFGPQAPKELREMAVIHEVESLTDEPLKAGGTISFDNESFTITALGSHANKNFKELGHISIYFQEPLEDVLPGAVFASPHKFPAIQDGTVITFN; this comes from the coding sequence GTGACAAAAACAGTTGTAAAAGAAATTGGAGTGCTGGTGCCAACCTTCAAAGAAGACAGGATTGTAATTTTATTTGGCCCTCAGGCACCAAAAGAACTAAGGGAAATGGCAGTAATTCATGAGGTTGAAAGTTTAACAGATGAACCATTAAAAGCAGGCGGAACTATTTCGTTTGATAATGAATCCTTTACAATTACAGCACTTGGATCCCACGCCAATAAAAACTTTAAGGAATTGGGCCACATTTCCATATATTTTCAAGAGCCATTAGAGGATGTATTGCCAGGGGCAGTATTTGCCTCTCCGCATAAATTTCCTGCTATTCAGGATGGAACCGTTATTACTTTTAATTAA
- a CDS encoding NAD(P)H-dependent oxidoreductase, with protein sequence MSIYQQLLTRERENAPIRVGVIGAGQMGFGMITQISRIPGMIVTGVCDVNTEAARKAADYYNSKSKKRNPVLVTNDYREVIQSRDVEVIVDATGVPEVGANISLEALRSKKHLVLLNVEVDITIGSVMYQLFNNAGLVYTGSAGDEPAATLELYEFAKTMGLEVLVAGKGKNNKLNPLSNPDVCREEAQRKHMSAHMLAAFQDGTKTMAEMNLLSNATGLIPDLTGMHGVSATLEDVADKLNLKENGGVLNNFGVVEYVDGLAPGVFVIVKSELEPVDEELRYLKVGNGPHYTLYRPYHLASLETPVTIAKAVLQHDSSIHPLGAPVSETVAVAKRDIKAGESVDGIGGYSVRGVLETHSDMKTNGHIPIGLISGKVVAKKDIKTGQFLTQDDVELDKETTVWKLRSLQDQLFTLNPEKSPVIKL encoded by the coding sequence ATGTCTATTTATCAGCAACTATTGACACGTGAACGGGAAAACGCCCCTATCCGGGTGGGGGTTATAGGGGCAGGACAAATGGGATTCGGTATGATTACACAAATCTCAAGAATCCCTGGAATGATCGTAACAGGAGTATGTGACGTAAATACTGAGGCTGCACGTAAGGCAGCAGATTACTATAACTCGAAATCTAAAAAAAGGAATCCGGTTTTGGTAACAAACGACTACCGGGAAGTTATCCAATCAAGAGACGTGGAAGTGATTGTTGATGCGACCGGAGTTCCTGAAGTTGGTGCTAATATCTCCCTTGAAGCATTAAGGTCTAAAAAACACCTTGTTCTTCTAAATGTAGAAGTGGATATTACTATTGGATCAGTTATGTACCAGCTTTTTAATAATGCAGGACTGGTTTATACCGGTTCAGCAGGTGATGAACCAGCTGCGACTCTTGAACTGTATGAATTCGCAAAAACGATGGGCTTAGAAGTATTAGTTGCTGGAAAAGGAAAAAATAACAAATTAAATCCTCTTTCCAATCCTGACGTCTGCAGAGAAGAGGCTCAAAGGAAACATATGAGTGCTCATATGCTCGCTGCATTCCAGGATGGAACAAAAACGATGGCAGAAATGAATCTTCTGAGTAATGCCACAGGGTTAATTCCTGATCTGACCGGAATGCATGGGGTTTCTGCAACACTTGAAGATGTGGCAGATAAGCTGAATCTAAAGGAAAATGGCGGTGTTTTAAATAACTTTGGAGTTGTTGAATATGTAGACGGCCTTGCACCAGGTGTATTCGTTATTGTGAAAAGTGAGCTGGAGCCGGTTGATGAAGAATTACGCTATTTAAAAGTAGGAAACGGGCCGCATTACACACTATACCGTCCATATCATCTTGCAAGTTTAGAAACACCGGTCACAATTGCAAAGGCTGTTCTTCAGCATGATTCTTCTATTCATCCGCTTGGAGCACCTGTATCTGAAACAGTGGCCGTAGCAAAACGTGATATAAAAGCTGGAGAGTCCGTTGATGGAATTGGCGGATATTCTGTACGAGGAGTTCTGGAAACGCATTCTGATATGAAAACTAATGGTCATATCCCTATCGGACTTATAAGCGGAAAAGTCGTTGCAAAAAAGGATATTAAAACGGGTCAATTCTTAACTCAGGACGACGTTGAGTTAGACAAGGAAACAACTGTCTGGAAACTGAGATCCCTCCAGGATCAGCTTTTTACATTAAATCCAGAGAAAAGCCCTGTTATCAAACTATAA